The genomic interval TCGGCCACGTGCCCATGATCCTCGGTCCGGACAAGAAGAAGCTTTCCAAGCGCCACGGCGCGACCTCGGTGGTGGAGTACGACGCACAGGGCATCCTGCCCGAGGCCATGCTCAATTATCTGGCCCGCCTGGGCTGGTCGCACGGCGATCAGGAGATATTCTCGCGCGAGGAACTTATCCGCTGCTTCAGCATCGAGAATCTGGGCACCTCGGCCGCGGTCTTTGACATGGACAAGCTCTTGTGGCTGAACAGCCACTACATCAAAGAGTCGAGCCCCGAGCGGCTGGCCGACCTCTTGCCGCGTCATTTTGAGGCCCTGTCGCTGCCCGTGCCCGAGCGGGAGGCGCTTTTGCGCGTCATCCCGCACTACCAGCCGCGCGCCAAGACGCTCGTCGAGTTCGTCAGGAATTCGGCCTTCTTCTTCGTGGCGGACGACGCGCTTATCTACGATCAGGCCGCCGTGGCCAAGTTCCTGACCCCGGAGGCCAGGGAGCGGCTGGCGCAGATGCGCGGGATGCTGGCCGCGCTGCCAGACTTCGGGGAGGAGACGGTGGAGCGAGCCCTTGGCGAGTACGTGGCCTCCTCGGGCGCGAGTTTCAAGGTCATCGCCCAGCCGCTGCGCGTGGCGGTCACGGGCTCCACGCAGAGCCCGGGCCTGCACCAGACGCTGGCGGCGCTGGGCCGCGAAAAGACCCTGGCCCGCCTCGACCGCGCCCTGAAACTGTAAGCCCGGTTTCGCCGGGCCCAGGCTGTTGAAAAAGTCCCATCTGCTGCGTTGCTGCGAAAAGCTCAAATCCTCGTGTATTGCAAATACGCGTCGACCTTGAGCTTTTCTTGCGCCTTGTATCTGGGCCTTTTTGAACAGCCTGGAAAAAGGGGTTTGTCAACAATCTCGGGAGCCTGACCTGATCGGTCAGGCTCCTTTTTTCTTCGACGGTGGCGTGTGCTTCGTGTGCAGCGCGACTAGTCCGTTGCTGCGCGCAGCAGCGTGGGCGGATGATGCA from Alkalidesulfovibrio alkalitolerans DSM 16529 carries:
- the gltX gene encoding glutamate--tRNA ligase, which encodes MSEIVTRFAPSPTGYLHVGGARTAIFSWLLARSQGGKFLLRIEDTDRERSTPEATRAILDGMAWLGLEHDGELVYQSERGHIHNAAVDAMLEAGTAYWCECTPEEVEAMREKARAEGRKPKYDGRCRERGLGPGPGRVVRLKAPLDGVTSYDDMVKGPISVANEEMDDLILRRSDGSPTYNLAVVVDDSDMGVTHVLRGEDHISNTPRQIQIYRALGISAPRFGHVPMILGPDKKKLSKRHGATSVVEYDAQGILPEAMLNYLARLGWSHGDQEIFSREELIRCFSIENLGTSAAVFDMDKLLWLNSHYIKESSPERLADLLPRHFEALSLPVPEREALLRVIPHYQPRAKTLVEFVRNSAFFFVADDALIYDQAAVAKFLTPEARERLAQMRGMLAALPDFGEETVERALGEYVASSGASFKVIAQPLRVAVTGSTQSPGLHQTLAALGREKTLARLDRALKL